A stretch of Panthera tigris isolate Pti1 chromosome E2, P.tigris_Pti1_mat1.1, whole genome shotgun sequence DNA encodes these proteins:
- the LOC102960848 gene encoding ADP-ribosylation factor-like protein 2-binding protein isoform X2: MDALEEESFALSFSSASDAEFDAVVGYLEDIIMDDEFQLLQRNFMDKYYQEFEDTEENKLTYTPIFNEYISLVEKYIEEQLLERIPGFNMAAFTTTLQHHKDEVAGDIFDMLLTFTDFLAFKEMFLDYRALPRMICDTRPCHQAEISSWTSPAP, encoded by the exons atgGACGCCCTAGAGGAAGAGAGCTTCGCCCTGTCCTT CTCTTCCGCCTCCGATGCAGAATTTGATGCTGTGGTTGGATATTTAGAGGACATTATCATGG ATGACGAGTTCCAGTTATTACAGAGGAATTTCATGGACAAGTACTACCAGGAGTTTGAAGACACAGAAGAGAATAAACTCACCTACACacctatttttaatgaatat ATTTCTTTGGTAGAAAAGTACATTGAAGAACAGCTCCTGGAACGGATTCCTGGATTTAACATGGCAGCTTTCACGACAACTTTGCA GCATCATAAAGATGAAGTGGCTGGTGACATATTTGACATGCTGCTCACGTTCACAGATTTTCTGGCTTTTAAGGAAATGTTTCTGGACTACAGAGCA CTTCCCAGAATGATCTGCGACACTAGGCCCTGCCACCAGGCAGAGATATCTTCCTGGACGTCGCCAGCCCCATAG
- the LOC102960848 gene encoding ADP-ribosylation factor-like protein 2-binding protein isoform X1: MDALEEESFALSFSSASDAEFDAVVGYLEDIIMDDEFQLLQRNFMDKYYQEFEDTEENKLTYTPIFNEYISLVEKYIEEQLLERIPGFNMAAFTTTLQHHKDEVAGDIFDMLLTFTDFLAFKEMFLDYRAEKEGRGLDLSSGLVVTSLCKSSPMPASQNDLRH; encoded by the exons atgGACGCCCTAGAGGAAGAGAGCTTCGCCCTGTCCTT CTCTTCCGCCTCCGATGCAGAATTTGATGCTGTGGTTGGATATTTAGAGGACATTATCATGG ATGACGAGTTCCAGTTATTACAGAGGAATTTCATGGACAAGTACTACCAGGAGTTTGAAGACACAGAAGAGAATAAACTCACCTACACacctatttttaatgaatat ATTTCTTTGGTAGAAAAGTACATTGAAGAACAGCTCCTGGAACGGATTCCTGGATTTAACATGGCAGCTTTCACGACAACTTTGCA GCATCATAAAGATGAAGTGGCTGGTGACATATTTGACATGCTGCTCACGTTCACAGATTTTCTGGCTTTTAAGGAAATGTTTCTGGACTACAGAGCA GAAAAAGAAGGCCGGGGACTGGATTTAAGCAGTGGTTTAGTGGTGACTTCATTGTGTAAATCATCCCCTATGCCAGCTTCCCAGAATGATCTGCGACACTAG
- the LOC102960848 gene encoding ADP-ribosylation factor-like protein 2-binding protein isoform X3, with the protein MRSSASDAEFDAVVGYLEDIIMDDEFQLLQRNFMDKYYQEFEDTEENKLTYTPIFNEYISLVEKYIEEQLLERIPGFNMAAFTTTLQHHKDEVAGDIFDMLLTFTDFLAFKEMFLDYRAEKEGRGLDLSSGLVVTSLCKSSPMPASQNDLRH; encoded by the exons ATGCG CTCTTCCGCCTCCGATGCAGAATTTGATGCTGTGGTTGGATATTTAGAGGACATTATCATGG ATGACGAGTTCCAGTTATTACAGAGGAATTTCATGGACAAGTACTACCAGGAGTTTGAAGACACAGAAGAGAATAAACTCACCTACACacctatttttaatgaatat ATTTCTTTGGTAGAAAAGTACATTGAAGAACAGCTCCTGGAACGGATTCCTGGATTTAACATGGCAGCTTTCACGACAACTTTGCA GCATCATAAAGATGAAGTGGCTGGTGACATATTTGACATGCTGCTCACGTTCACAGATTTTCTGGCTTTTAAGGAAATGTTTCTGGACTACAGAGCA GAAAAAGAAGGCCGGGGACTGGATTTAAGCAGTGGTTTAGTGGTGACTTCATTGTGTAAATCATCCCCTATGCCAGCTTCCCAGAATGATCTGCGACACTAG
- the LOC102965717 gene encoding plasmolipin → MAEFPSKVSTRTSSPAQGAGTSVSALRPDLGFVRSSLGALMLLQLVLGLLVWALIADTPYHLYPAYGWVMFVAVFLWLVTIVFFILYLFQLHMKLYMVPWPLVLMIFNVGATVLYITAFITCSAAVELTSLKGTRPYNQRAAASFFACLVMIAYGVSAFFSFQAWRGVGSNAATSQMAGGYA, encoded by the exons CAGCCCCGCGCAGGGCGCCGGCACTTCGGTCTCCGCGCTGCGCCCGGACCTGGGCTTCGTGCGCTCCAGCCTCGGTGCGCTCATGCTGCTGCAGCTG GTGCTGGGGCTGCTGGTGTGGGCCCTGATTGCCGATACCCCGTACCACCTGTACCCAGCCTACGGCTGGGTCATGTTCGTTGCTGTCTTCCTCTGGCTGGTGACAATTGTCTTCTTCATCCTCTACCTGTTTCAGCTGCACATGAAGTTGTACATGGTGCCCTGGCCACTGGTG ttaATGATATTTAACGTGGGCGCCACCGTTCTCTACATCACGGCCTTCATCACCTGCTCTGCCGCCGTCGAGCTGACGTCCCTGAAGGGCACCCGGCCGTATAACCAGCGTGCGGCTGCCTCT TTCTTTGCATGTTTAGTGATGATTGCCTACGGAGTGAGCGCTTTCTTCAGCTTCCAGGCCTGGCGGGGCGTGGGCAGCAACGCAGCCACCAGTCAGATGGCTGGCGGCTACGCCTAG